A genomic stretch from Bradyrhizobium quebecense includes:
- a CDS encoding DUF1801 domain-containing protein yields MRKPATSTSKVARRPQAKATDALFDAYPAPVKAKLLALRRLIFETAKATRGVGALEETLKWGQPSYLTPETGSGSTVRIDQVKPAADQVAVYFHCQTNLVETFRELYPELSYSGNRAILLDVAGRLPEPALRHCVALALTYHLRKRTTDSGA; encoded by the coding sequence ATGCGCAAGCCGGCAACATCGACCAGCAAGGTGGCACGACGCCCGCAAGCGAAAGCGACGGATGCGCTGTTCGACGCCTACCCTGCCCCCGTCAAGGCCAAGCTGCTGGCGCTACGGCGCCTGATCTTCGAGACCGCGAAGGCCACGAGGGGCGTCGGCGCGCTGGAAGAGACGCTGAAATGGGGGCAGCCGAGCTACCTCACGCCGGAGACCGGCAGCGGCAGCACGGTCCGGATCGATCAGGTGAAGCCCGCCGCCGACCAGGTCGCGGTCTACTTCCACTGCCAGACCAATCTGGTCGAGACCTTCCGCGAGCTCTATCCCGAGCTCAGCTACAGCGGCAACCGCGCGATCCTGCTCGATGTCGCGGGCAGGCTTCCGGAGCCCGCGCTGCGCCACTGCGTGGCGCTGGCGCTGACCTATCATTTGAGGAAGCGGACGACAGATAGCGGAGCCTAG
- a CDS encoding putative bifunctional diguanylate cyclase/phosphodiesterase, with protein MSGSSRRTAVEIGELVRQRAQADAAIAEARKSNARLREAIDILPQGIVFLDPEGRYTLWNKKYSEIYKRSSDLFEQGARLEDTIRVGVARGDYPEAAGREEEWIAERLERMYRPGERHEQVLADGRVVLIEERLTSDGGIVGLRVDITELKQREASFRLLFDGNPVPMILCALDGEKILAVNDAAIAHYGYVRAEFEKMTIKSLQAFDAELPWAAGRSSDEQAARTWKHVRADGTLIDLAIYSRQLMHGDQPAMLLALMDITERKRAEARLAFMAQHDSLTGLPNRNLLRQQMEDMLQHTRRSTDKVAVLMLGLDNFKAVNDTLGHGIGDKLLRGVAKRLRSTLREEDALARLNSDEFTIVQGGVMRPEDAVLLARRILDAIGEPYLLDGHSVVVGASIGIAMSPGDGEDSEKLLKSADMALSRAKSEFRGTFSFFEAEMDARAQSRRKIEIDLRGAIQNEGLRPHYQPLVDLTSGRITGFEALVRWPHPERGMISPGEFIPVAEETGLINPLGALMLRRACMDAAQWPDDVRVAVNLSPLQFRTGNLLALVTDALRQSGLPARRLELEITETLLLEKSSQVLATLHALRALGVRMSMDDFGTGYSSLSYLRSFPFDKIKIDQSFVRDLGANPDAQAIVRSIVSLGVGLGVTITAEGVETEAELSCLRAEGCHEGQGFLFSRARPNTEVISLLKAQRVATAA; from the coding sequence ATGTCCGGCAGTTCGCGCCGTACCGCCGTCGAGATCGGCGAACTGGTGCGCCAGCGCGCGCAGGCCGATGCCGCGATCGCCGAGGCCCGCAAGTCCAATGCGCGGCTGCGTGAGGCGATCGACATCCTGCCGCAAGGCATCGTGTTCCTGGACCCCGAAGGCCGCTACACCCTCTGGAACAAGAAATACTCGGAAATCTACAAGCGCAGTTCCGACCTGTTCGAGCAGGGGGCGCGCCTGGAAGACACCATCAGGGTAGGCGTCGCGCGCGGCGACTATCCCGAGGCTGCCGGGCGCGAGGAAGAGTGGATCGCCGAGCGGCTCGAGAGGATGTACCGGCCGGGCGAGCGCCACGAGCAGGTGCTGGCCGATGGCCGCGTGGTGCTGATCGAGGAGCGGCTGACCTCGGATGGCGGCATCGTCGGCCTGCGCGTCGACATCACGGAACTGAAGCAGCGCGAGGCGTCATTCCGCCTGCTGTTCGACGGCAATCCGGTGCCGATGATCCTGTGCGCGCTCGACGGCGAGAAGATCCTCGCGGTCAACGACGCCGCGATCGCGCACTATGGTTATGTTCGTGCCGAATTCGAGAAGATGACGATCAAGAGCCTGCAGGCGTTCGATGCCGAACTGCCCTGGGCCGCAGGCCGCAGCAGCGACGAGCAGGCGGCGCGGACCTGGAAGCATGTGCGCGCGGACGGCACGCTGATCGACCTTGCGATCTATTCGCGTCAGCTGATGCATGGCGACCAGCCGGCGATGCTGCTCGCGCTGATGGACATCACCGAGCGCAAGCGCGCCGAGGCGCGGCTGGCCTTCATGGCCCAGCACGACAGCCTCACCGGCCTGCCGAACCGCAATCTGCTGCGCCAGCAGATGGAGGATATGCTGCAGCACACCCGCCGCTCGACCGACAAGGTCGCGGTGCTGATGCTCGGGCTCGACAATTTCAAGGCGGTCAACGACACGCTCGGCCATGGCATCGGCGACAAGCTGTTGCGCGGGGTCGCCAAGCGGCTGCGCTCGACGCTGCGCGAGGAAGACGCGCTGGCCCGGCTCAACTCCGATGAGTTCACCATCGTGCAGGGCGGCGTGATGCGGCCCGAGGACGCGGTGCTGCTGGCCCGGCGGATCCTGGATGCGATCGGCGAGCCCTATCTGCTCGATGGCCATTCGGTGGTGGTCGGCGCCAGCATCGGGATCGCGATGTCGCCCGGCGACGGCGAAGATTCCGAGAAGCTCCTGAAGAGCGCCGACATGGCGCTGTCGCGCGCCAAGAGCGAATTCCGCGGCACCTTCTCCTTCTTCGAGGCCGAGATGGATGCGCGCGCGCAGAGCCGCCGCAAGATCGAGATCGATCTGCGCGGCGCGATCCAGAATGAGGGCCTGCGGCCCCATTACCAGCCGCTGGTCGATCTCACCAGCGGACGCATCACCGGCTTCGAGGCCCTGGTGCGCTGGCCGCATCCGGAGCGCGGCATGATCTCGCCCGGCGAGTTCATCCCGGTGGCCGAGGAGACCGGCCTGATCAATCCGCTGGGCGCGCTGATGCTGCGTCGCGCCTGCATGGACGCGGCGCAATGGCCCGACGACGTCCGCGTCGCGGTCAATCTGTCGCCGCTGCAATTCCGCACCGGCAACCTGCTGGCGCTGGTCACCGACGCGCTGCGGCAATCCGGCCTGCCGGCGCGCCGGCTCGAGCTCGAGATCACCGAGACGCTGCTGCTTGAGAAGAGCAGCCAGGTGCTGGCAACGCTGCATGCGCTGCGCGCGCTCGGGGTGCGGATGTCGATGGACGATTTCGGCACCGGCTATTCGAGCCTGAGCTATCTGCGCAGCTTTCCGTTCGACAAGATCAAGATCGACCAGTCGTTCGTGCGCGACCTCGGCGCGAACCCGGACGCGCAGGCGATCGTGCGTTCGATCGTCAGCCTCGGCGTAGGGCTCGGCGTCACCATCACCGCGGAGGGCGTCGAGACCGAGGCGGAGCTGAGCTGCCTGCGCGCCGAGGGCTGCCACGAGGGCCAGGGCTTCCTGTTCAGCCGCGCGCGGCCGAACACCGAGGTCATCAGCCTGCTGAAGGCGCAGCGCGTCGCCACGGCGGCGTAG